CGGTGGGGGGCGCCAAACTTGGCCCCGATGGCGGCCGGTAGCGCAAAGCCCATCGTGCCCAACCCGCCGCTCGTGACATGGCTGCGCGACTGGTTTTGGCGGGCGTAGCGGCAGGCCACCATCTGGTGCTGCCCCACGTCGGACACGATAACGGCCTCGCCGCCAGTTAGCTCGTTCAGCTGTTGCATCACCTCGCCCATCGTCAGCTCATCCGAAGTCGGGAATAATTCTTCCCGAATCACGGCATCCACTTCCTGGGCCATGTGGTCGTGGAAGCGGGCCAGCCACTCAGGGTGCGCCTTGTGCTCAACCAGCGCCGTGAGCAGGGGTAGGGTTTCCTTGCAGTCGCCCCACACCGGCACGGTGGTCTGCACGTTCTTGTCAATCTCGGTGGGGTCGATGTCGAGGTGAATAATCTGCGCTTGCCGGGCGTACTTATCGAGCCGGCCGGTTACCCGGTCGTCGAAGCGCATCCCGATGGCAATCAGTACGTCGCACTCGTTGGTGAGCACGTTGGGGCCGTAGTTGCCGTGCATGCCCAGCATCCCCACGTTCAGCGGGTGGTCGGTGGCCAGCGCCCCTACCCCCAGAATAGTCCACGCCGCCGGGATGCCGCTTTTCTCCACAAATGCCCGAAACTCGCGCTCGGCTGCGCCCAGCACTACGCCCTGCCCCCAGAGGATGAATGGCCGCTTGGCGCTGTTAATCAGCGCCGCCGCCTGCTCGATATACTCCGGGCGCACCACCGGCGCGGGCCGGTAGCTGCGGATGTGCGTGCACGGCCGGTAGTCCGGCGCGTCGAAGGCTTGCTGCTGCGCGTTCTTGGTAATGTCAATCAGCACCGGTCCCGGCCGGCCGCTGCGCGCAATGTAGAATGCCTTTGCCAGCGCCTCCGGTATCTCCTCGGCCTTGGTTACCTGGTAGTTCCACTTCGTAATGGGGGTAGTAATGTTGATAATATCCGTCTCCTGAAACGCATCTGTACCCAGCAAGTGCGCGAACACCTGCCCCGTGATGCACACCAGCGGCGTGCTGTCGATGAGCGCATCGGCCAGGCCAGTTACTAGGTTCGTCGCGCCTGGCCCGCTCGTAGCCAGCACCACGCCTACCCGCCCCGAGGCGCGGGCGTAGCCCTGCGCCGCGTGGATGCCGCCCTGCTCGTGGCGCACCAGCACGTGGTGGAGCTGGTCCTTAAAGTCGTATAGCGCGTCGTAAATCGGGATGATGGCCCCGCCGGGATAGCCAAAAATCGTGTCTACGCCCTCGGCTACCAGCGCTTGCAGCGTGGCTACCGCGCCGGTCATGGGGGCGAGGGTAGGGGCGGCGGCCGGGCTAGCGGTGGGCTGGGCTGAGAGCTGGTTCTGAAACATAATCTTCTTCTAATAAGTCAGTTATGCATCCGTGGCTGGCGTCGCTCACGCTGCGGATGTACTTGAGCAGCACGCCCTGGCGCACGGGCAGCGGCGGCCGCCGCCAGGCGGCGCGGCGGGCGGCCAGCTCCTCGTCCGGCAGTTGCACATCGATGGTGTTGGCGCTGGCATCCAGCACTATCCAGTCGCCATCTTCTACTAAAGCCAGGCCGCCGCCGTCGTAGGCTTCGGGGCAGATGTGGCCGATGACGAAACCGTGGGTGCCGCCCGAAAAGCGGCCGTCCGTTATCAGGGCCACTTTATCGCCCAAGCCCGCGCCCATGATGGCTGAAGTTGGCTTGAGCATTTCGGGCATTCCCGGCCCGCCCTTCGGCCCCACGTAGCGAATCACGACCACCTGCCCGGCCTTAATTTTGTGGTCGATAATGCCCTGGTTCAACTCTTCTTCCGAGTTGAAAACGATGGCCGGGCCTTCAAACCGTAGTCCTTCCTTACCCGTAATTTTTGCTACCCCCCCCTTGGGGGCGAGGTTGCCATAAAGCATCTGAATGTGCCCATCGGCCTTGATGGGATTGCTGAGCGGACGCAATAAATCCTGCTCCGCGCCCAGGGGGCGCACGTCGGCCAGGTTTTCGGCCAGGGTGCGGCCGGTCACGGTCAGCAGGTCGCCATTCAATAAGCCGTGGTCGAGCAACGTGCGCTGCACAGCGGGGATACCGCCGATTTTCGACAAATCCTCCATCAGATACCGGCCGCTGGGCTTGAGGTCGGCTAGTACCGGCACGCGGTTGCTCACGGCTTGGAAGTCGTCCATCGTCAGCCGCACGCCGGCCGCGTGAGCAATGGCGATGAGGTGCAGCACGGCATTGGTGGAGCCGCCGAGCACCGTTATCATTACCATCGCGTTCTCGAATGCCGCGCGGGTCAGGATGTCGCGGGGCTTGAGGTCCAGCTCCAGCAGGTGGCGCAGGTAGGCCCCGGTGTCGAGGCATTCCTGCATTTTAGCCGGGCTTTCGGCGGGCAAGGACGACGAGGCCGGCACGCTCATGCCCAGCGTTTCGATGGCCGAAGCCAGCGTGTTAGCGGTGTACATGCCGCCGCACGCGCCCGGCCCAGGGCAGGCATTGTGGATGATGCCCTGGTAGTCTTCCTCCGAAATCTGCCCGTTCACTTTCTTTCCATATGCTTCAAAGCACGACACAATATTGAGCTGCTGCCCCTTAAACTCACCGCCCCGAATGGTGCCGCCATACACCATGAGCGACGGCCGGTTGAGCCGCGCCATTGCGATGAGCGCGCCGGGCATATTCTTATCGCAGCCCACCACGCAAGCCAGCGCGTCGTAGTAGTGCGCGCCCGCCATCGCCTCAATCGAGTCGGCAATTATCTCCCTGGACACCAGCGAGTAGCGCATCCCCGCGTTGCCGTTCGTAATGCCATCGCTCACGCCAATCGTGTTGAAGCGCAGCCCTACCAGGCCCTGGGCCGCCACGCCGCGCTTCACCTCATCGGCCAGGCCGTTGAGGTGCATGTTGCAGGTGTTGCCCTCGAAGCCCGTGGAGCAGATGCCCACGAACGGCTTGCGCAAGTCCGCGTCCGACAGCCCCGCGCCAATCAGCATGGCCTGCGAGGCGGGCAAACTGTCGTCCTGGGTATAGATGCGGCTGAATTTATTAAGGGGCATGGAGTTAGATGGGGTGGCGCGAACTCGGAGAGTCCGCGCTTTTTGGTATGGAAAAACGTGCTCACGCGCGGACTCGCCGCACCCGTACTTCGCTTAAATAATCGTGCTCACGCCCACCGCAATGTTGTGGGCGTTCCACTGCTGCTCATTGGAGTCCGCAATCCAGAAGGCTACGTAACTACCCACTTGCTCAGTGGTATAAGGAGCCGTGGCGTTCAGCTCGGGAGTCAGAATTTGATTGTTCAACGCCTCGTCCACCGCCTCGCGCACCAGGTCGGCTTCGGCCGTGAGACCCAGGTGGTTGAGCAGCATGGCCGCCGACAGAATAGCCGCCAGCGGGTTGGCAATGCCCTTCCCCCTGGCCTGGGGGTAGGAGCCGTGAATGGGCTCAAACACCGCCACCGCCGCGCCCACCGAAGCCGAGGGCAACAGCCCCATCGACCCGGCAATGACCGATGCTTCATCCGAGAGAATGTCACCGAACATATTCTCCGTCAGCACCACGTCGAACTGCTTGGGGTCGGTGATGAGCTGCATCGCGGCGTTGTCCACAAACAGGTAGTCCACCGTCACGGCGGGGTACTGCGGGGCGATTTCGCGCACCACCTCGCGCCACAAGCGTGAGGTTTCCAGTACGTTAGCCTTGTCCACCAGCGTCAGGTGCTGGCGGCGGCCGGCGGCCGACTGAAACGCCAGGTGCGCGATGCGCTCAATCTCGGGGCGCGAGTAAGTGCAGGTATCGTAGGCCGAGCCGTCGGCCGTGCGGCCCCTCTCGCCGAAGTAGATGCCGCCCGTCAGCTCCCGAAAAATCACTAAATCGGTGCCTTCAATGCGTTCGGCTTTCAGCGGCGAGTGCTTTAGTAGGGCTTTATAAGCCGTTACGGGCCGAATATTAGCAAACAAGCCCAACTCCTTGCGCATCCGCAGCAGGCCCTGCTCGGGGCGAACCTTAGCGGCTGGGTCGTTGTCATACTTCGGGTCGCCGATGGCCCCGAACAGCACCGCATCGGCGGCGCGGCAGGCGGCCAGCGTTTCGGGGGGTAGGGGGTCGCCGGTGGCATCAATGGCGCAGGCCCCCACCAGGTGCGAGGTAAACTCGAAACGGTGCCCAAAGCGCTCGGCCACGGCATCGAGCACCTTTACAGCCTGCCGACACACCTCTGGCCCAATACCGTCGCCCGGCAGCAAAGCTATTTTCTTGATTACCATGTCCAGGCGCGTTGTTTTTCAAAGGCCGCGATGGCCGATTTCTGATTCACTAAAAAGTCAATATCGTCGTAGCCGTTCAGCAGGCACTCCTTCTTATAAGCATCAATGGCGAAGCTGAAGGTTTCGCCCCAGGCTGGCACCGCCAACGTTTGGGAAGGCAAATCGACGGCTAATTCCAACTGCGGGTTGGTTTCGATAGCGACTAACAGACGGTGTAGCACGTCGTCGCTCACTTGCAGGGGTAGGAGACCGGTATTCAGGGCATTGCCCCGAAAAATATCGGCGAAGTAGCTCGAAACTACCGCCCGAAAACCCGCGTCGTACAGCGCCCAGGCGGCGTGCTCGCGGCTGCTGCCGCAGCCAAAGTTCTTGCCCGCTACCAGCACCTGCCCGGCATAGCGCGGGTCGTTCAGCACGAACTCCGGCTTGGGCGAGCCGTCGGCGTTGTAGCGCCAGTCGCAAAACAGGTTTTCGCCGAAGCCCGCCCGCGTCGTTGCCTTTAGAAACCGGGCCGGGATAATCTGGTCGGTATCAACGTTTTCGAGCGGCAGCGGCACGCCAGTGGTATGCAGGGTTTGGAATTTATCCATTGTTTGTATAGCAGAAAAAAGAACGTCATGCTGAACGCAGTGAAGCATCTCTGCCGCTCTATTGAACGGCGCGGATAATGCGGTAGAGATGCTTCGGCAAGCGGACGCTAGATTAAGCATGACGTCCTTTTGCCTTATATTATCTAATTCAAGTACTTCGTAATATCCACTATCCGTCCCTGCACCGCCGTGATGGCCGCCACCAGCGGCGAGGCCAGCAGCGTGCGCGAGCCCGGCCCCTGCCGCCCCTCGAAGTTGCGGTTGGAAGTCGCCACGCAATACTTGCCGGCGGGTATTTTGTCCTCATTCATGGCCAGGCAGGCGCTGCATCCGGGCTCGCGCAGCTCAAAGCCGGCGGCGGCGAGCACCTGGTCAATGCCTTCGGCAATAGCCTGCTGCTCCACTTGTTTGGAGCCGGGGACGATGATGGCTTTCACATGCCCGGCCTTGTGCTTGCCGCGCACGTAGGCGGCCACGGCGCGCAGGTCCTCAATGCGCGAATTGGTGCAGCTGCCGATGAATACGTAGTCAATCTGCTTGCCCAGCAACGACTCGCCCCGCTCGAAGCCCATGTATTTCAGAGATTTATCGAAGCTTTCGGCTTCGCTGGCCGGTACCTCGCTCGGCACGCGGCCGGTGAGCGGAATTCCCATGCCGGGGTTGGTGCCGTAAGTAATCATCGGCGTAATAGCCTGGGCATCAAACGTATGCTCCACGTCAAATTCGGCGCTGTCGTCCGAAAATAGCATCTGCCAGTAGGCCAGCGCCGCGTCCCAAGCCGCCTCTTTTGGTGCAAACGGCCGGCCCGCTACGTAGGCAAACGTGGTAGCATCGGGAGCGATAAGGCCGCCGCGCGCGCCCATCTCAATGCTCATGTTGCAGACCGTCATGCGGCCTTCCATGCTCAGGGCGCGGATGGCGCTGCCCGCGTACTCCACGAAATGCCCGGTGGCCCCGCCCGTGCCAAGCTGTGCGATAACGTAGAGAATCAGGTCTTTAGCGGTCACGCCCGGCCCCAACTCGCCTTCCACCGCGATGCGCATCCGTTGGGGCCGGCTCAGCAGCAGGCACTGCGAGGCCATTACCTGCGCCACCTGGCTGGTGCCGATGCCGAAGGCTACCGCCCCAAACGCGCCGTGGGTGCTGGTGTGGCTGTCGCCGCACACGATGGTGGTGCCCGGCAGCGTCAGCCCCAGCTCCGGCCCAATCACGTGCACAATGCCCTGGCGCGCGTGCCCCAAGCCGTACAACTCAATCCCGTATTTCGCGCAGTTCTCGGTCAGCTTATCCACCTGCGAGCGCGACAGCGGCTCCGCGATGGGCTGGTCTTGGTGCAGCGTCGGCACGTTGTGGTCGGCGGTGGCAATAATCTGGCGCGGCCGGAACAGCGGCAGGTCGCGGGCCGCTAACTCGTCAAATGCCTGAGGACTAGTGACTTCGTGAATTAAATGACGGTCAATATAAACCACATCCAGCCCTTCTACGGAGCAGACTACGTGGGCATCCCAGATTTTATCGAATAGCGTGCGGGACATTTGGGGGGGTAGGGATAGGATAGTAGGAATCAAGAAGTAAGTAGAACGGTCATGCTGAACGTAGTGAAGCATCTGTGCTGCCTCGTTGAACGGCACGGAGGAAGCGGTAGAGATGCTTCACTGCGTTCAGCATGACGGCCTTTATGATTTCAAGAAGCTCAATAAAAAATACAAATGGTAGCCGACTAACCGGCCAAGAAAACGAAGCGACAGGGGGAAATTTTGGTCGTGTTAAGGGTGTGAAAGAGTGGCGTTTATGGGATTTTAACCCGACCCCCTGATTTCCCTGCTCCCACCCACTGGCAGCGCCTGCCACTCCGCTTCCTTGGCCGGTTAGCCGATAACTACCAGTTTTTCTTGCTCAATGAGAATATGTAAGTCATTATCAAATACTTCGCGCTGGCGGTCGGCCATTTGCAAGAAGCTGACATAGGCCGTGTTGAGCGCCGGGCGCTCCAGGTCGTAGCCCAGCTTCTGGAGGCGGAAGGCGAGGGCCGCGCGGCCCGAACGGGCAGTGAGCACGATGCTCGAATCCGCTACGCCAACCTCCTTAGGGTCAATAATTTCGTAGGTTTCGCGGCACTTGATTACCCCGTCCTGGTGAATGCCGCTGCTATGCGCGAAAGCATTGGCCCCTACGATGGCTTTGTTGGCCTGCACCGGCATGCTCATCAGGTGCGAAACCAGGGCCGAGGTTTCGGCTAAGAGCTTGGTTTTGACGTTAGTATTGAGATTTAGGTAGGGGTGCTGGCGCAGTATCATCACCACTTCTTCCAGGGCCGTATTGCCGGCGCGCTCGCCCACGCCGTTGATGGTGCATTCAATCTGGCGTGCCCCGTTCGTGACGCCCGCGATGGAGTTGGCCGTGGCCAAGCCCAGGTCGTTGTGGCAGTGCGTGGAGAGGGTAGCCTTCTCGATACCTTTTACGTTCTCATACAGGTACTTAATTTTGGCCCCATATTCC
The genomic region above belongs to Hymenobacter psoromatis and contains:
- the ilvB gene encoding biosynthetic-type acetolactate synthase large subunit, translating into MTGAVATLQALVAEGVDTIFGYPGGAIIPIYDALYDFKDQLHHVLVRHEQGGIHAAQGYARASGRVGVVLATSGPGATNLVTGLADALIDSTPLVCITGQVFAHLLGTDAFQETDIINITTPITKWNYQVTKAEEIPEALAKAFYIARSGRPGPVLIDITKNAQQQAFDAPDYRPCTHIRSYRPAPVVRPEYIEQAAALINSAKRPFILWGQGVVLGAAEREFRAFVEKSGIPAAWTILGVGALATDHPLNVGMLGMHGNYGPNVLTNECDVLIAIGMRFDDRVTGRLDKYARQAQIIHLDIDPTEIDKNVQTTVPVWGDCKETLPLLTALVEHKAHPEWLARFHDHMAQEVDAVIREELFPTSDELTMGEVMQQLNELTGGEAVIVSDVGQHQMVACRYARQNQSRSHVTSGGLGTMGFALPAAIGAKFGAPHRPVVAVIGDGGIQMTIQELGTIMQTGVDVKIIILNNQFLGMVRQWQELFHQRRYSFVDIQSPDYVAVAAGYRIAGQRVDARPDLRPALARMLAHPGSFLLEVMVTKENNIFPMVPQGCSVAEIRLR
- the ilvD gene encoding dihydroxy-acid dehydratase, which codes for MPLNKFSRIYTQDDSLPASQAMLIGAGLSDADLRKPFVGICSTGFEGNTCNMHLNGLADEVKRGVAAQGLVGLRFNTIGVSDGITNGNAGMRYSLVSREIIADSIEAMAGAHYYDALACVVGCDKNMPGALIAMARLNRPSLMVYGGTIRGGEFKGQQLNIVSCFEAYGKKVNGQISEEDYQGIIHNACPGPGACGGMYTANTLASAIETLGMSVPASSSLPAESPAKMQECLDTGAYLRHLLELDLKPRDILTRAAFENAMVMITVLGGSTNAVLHLIAIAHAAGVRLTMDDFQAVSNRVPVLADLKPSGRYLMEDLSKIGGIPAVQRTLLDHGLLNGDLLTVTGRTLAENLADVRPLGAEQDLLRPLSNPIKADGHIQMLYGNLAPKGGVAKITGKEGLRFEGPAIVFNSEEELNQGIIDHKIKAGQVVVIRYVGPKGGPGMPEMLKPTSAIMGAGLGDKVALITDGRFSGGTHGFVIGHICPEAYDGGGLALVEDGDWIVLDASANTIDVQLPDEELAARRAAWRRPPLPVRQGVLLKYIRSVSDASHGCITDLLEEDYVSEPALSPAHR
- the leuB gene encoding 3-isopropylmalate dehydrogenase, whose translation is MVIKKIALLPGDGIGPEVCRQAVKVLDAVAERFGHRFEFTSHLVGACAIDATGDPLPPETLAACRAADAVLFGAIGDPKYDNDPAAKVRPEQGLLRMRKELGLFANIRPVTAYKALLKHSPLKAERIEGTDLVIFRELTGGIYFGERGRTADGSAYDTCTYSRPEIERIAHLAFQSAAGRRQHLTLVDKANVLETSRLWREVVREIAPQYPAVTVDYLFVDNAAMQLITDPKQFDVVLTENMFGDILSDEASVIAGSMGLLPSASVGAAVAVFEPIHGSYPQARGKGIANPLAAILSAAMLLNHLGLTAEADLVREAVDEALNNQILTPELNATAPYTTEQVGSYVAFWIADSNEQQWNAHNIAVGVSTII
- the leuD gene encoding 3-isopropylmalate dehydratase small subunit translates to MDKFQTLHTTGVPLPLENVDTDQIIPARFLKATTRAGFGENLFCDWRYNADGSPKPEFVLNDPRYAGQVLVAGKNFGCGSSREHAAWALYDAGFRAVVSSYFADIFRGNALNTGLLPLQVSDDVLHRLLVAIETNPQLELAVDLPSQTLAVPAWGETFSFAIDAYKKECLLNGYDDIDFLVNQKSAIAAFEKQRAWTW
- the leuC gene encoding 3-isopropylmalate dehydratase large subunit, translated to MSRTLFDKIWDAHVVCSVEGLDVVYIDRHLIHEVTSPQAFDELAARDLPLFRPRQIIATADHNVPTLHQDQPIAEPLSRSQVDKLTENCAKYGIELYGLGHARQGIVHVIGPELGLTLPGTTIVCGDSHTSTHGAFGAVAFGIGTSQVAQVMASQCLLLSRPQRMRIAVEGELGPGVTAKDLILYVIAQLGTGGATGHFVEYAGSAIRALSMEGRMTVCNMSIEMGARGGLIAPDATTFAYVAGRPFAPKEAAWDAALAYWQMLFSDDSAEFDVEHTFDAQAITPMITYGTNPGMGIPLTGRVPSEVPASEAESFDKSLKYMGFERGESLLGKQIDYVFIGSCTNSRIEDLRAVAAYVRGKHKAGHVKAIIVPGSKQVEQQAIAEGIDQVLAAAGFELREPGCSACLAMNEDKIPAGKYCVATSNRNFEGRQGPGSRTLLASPLVAAITAVQGRIVDITKYLN
- a CDS encoding 2-isopropylmalate synthase — translated: MGPHHIQIFDTTLRDGEQVPGCKLNQQEKLVIARQLEALGVDVIEAGFPVSSPGDFAAVAAIAAQTREATVCGLTRAVENDIRVAAEALRGARRPRIHTGIGTSDLHVQQKLRTTRADVLQRAVAAVKLAKSFVEDVEFYAEDAGRTDNEFLARVCEAAIAAGATVLNIPDTTGYCLPQEYGAKIKYLYENVKGIEKATLSTHCHNDLGLATANSIAGVTNGARQIECTINGVGERAGNTALEEVVMILRQHPYLNLNTNVKTKLLAETSALVSHLMSMPVQANKAIVGANAFAHSSGIHQDGVIKCRETYEIIDPKEVGVADSSIVLTARSGRAALAFRLQKLGYDLERPALNTAYVSFLQMADRQREVFDNDLHILIEQEKLVVIG